The following proteins come from a genomic window of Gimesia chilikensis:
- a CDS encoding DUF1559 domain-containing protein has translation MKRLPLGIRFRWKLGFTLIELLVVIAIIAILIALLLPAVQQAREAARRSTCKNSLKQIGLALHNYHETHGVFPPAYIDSDPGLNTPAAATSNLNGLGWATMILPFMDQAPLYNQIGTQTAGFKYNWLDSTHTGSLTSAIPAAKVVLPIYNCPSDPMGGINTDCSSYGKSNYLACAATGANSRNGAFYVNSKTQMKSITDGSSNTLFVGERTTANDPSSSTACGGSPCNWAGGLWIGPRNYPSPDTWHTSLRGLDVAVNGGSSTIYMINGSSINWGPAWNAGSTHVGGAHFLLGDGQVRFLSENIDLATYRGLYTRSGGEVLGEF, from the coding sequence ATGAAACGTTTACCTTTGGGGATCCGGTTCAGGTGGAAGCTGGGATTCACCCTGATTGAATTGCTGGTCGTGATCGCGATTATCGCGATTCTGATCGCGTTGCTCTTACCGGCAGTTCAGCAGGCACGCGAAGCAGCACGCCGCAGCACCTGCAAAAACAGTCTTAAACAGATTGGACTGGCACTGCACAACTATCATGAAACCCATGGTGTTTTCCCGCCCGCCTATATCGACAGCGATCCGGGTTTGAACACACCAGCGGCTGCCACTTCCAACCTGAACGGTCTGGGCTGGGCAACCATGATTCTGCCATTCATGGATCAGGCGCCACTTTATAATCAGATTGGAACGCAGACAGCCGGGTTCAAATATAACTGGCTGGATTCTACTCACACCGGTTCTCTGACCAGCGCGATTCCCGCAGCCAAAGTAGTACTGCCGATCTATAATTGCCCCTCCGATCCCATGGGAGGTATCAACACTGATTGCAGCAGTTACGGGAAATCAAACTACCTGGCTTGTGCGGCTACGGGTGCTAACAGCCGAAACGGTGCTTTCTATGTGAACTCGAAAACACAGATGAAATCCATCACCGATGGCAGCAGTAATACCCTGTTCGTAGGAGAACGGACCACGGCGAACGATCCCAGCAGTTCAACTGCCTGTGGTGGTTCCCCCTGTAACTGGGCCGGAGGATTGTGGATTGGTCCCCGGAACTATCCTTCTCCCGACACCTGGCACACCAGTCTGCGTGGACTGGATGTGGCTGTGAACGGTGGTTCGAGTACCATTTACATGATCAATGGATCCAGCATCAACTGGGGTCCTGCCTGGAATGCAGGAAGTACACACGTCGGTGGTGCTCACTTCCTGCTGGGCGACGGTCAGGTTCGGTTCCTTTCCGAGAACATTGACCTGGCAACCTATCGAGGACTCTACACCCGCAGTGGTGGTGAAGTGCTCGGCGAATTTTAA
- a CDS encoding M56 family metallopeptidase — protein sequence MNNIFFLHPDFSLWLCLTLLHSLWIWTVIALFVFTADWFMKRVRVEKRYGFHLAALLIGLASLPLTFYYVMLRTTPIKSTVTLITAPRSTSLPTLTPAEKPGDHIFTPAVPATAPAPDIQPKETAQRLSPLPEQQSGSFISQWNWNRYLPWIAGGYLLGVSIMLFRLLRSMLQVNRLSSRAIQLTEGPLVEIVSTLASRWSLKLAPRIAETKELLVPTVVGLFRPLILLPTSMLSGLNPAELELILTHELAHIRRWDMWINLLQRLAETILFFNPGLWYVNRKINLLREFCCDEMTCNHEPCDQHTQRVNYASALLRVLELAQPQHPRAADLASLAVSGASPSEVRRRVARLFGEPLSEPFRLSRGFFWGVLTLALLSGPGIWAFQKTPGGRNSTSDESSLIFKDTQTAPAELELLTLGTYAETPQHWWNSDGRAQDSIPYQIRDTSLPRGKNQVQRQVIFRFQDLPENSSVGCEFFLPQGEGENKFPISSRATTVLNGKQQLAPDVFAYVFSVDHQAKAVNLRFRAASGSWDTKIRLPADNTYGDRGLSESGGSGETYHMQMSGPYQQQDRIVVVATHDNHDRQVRIIAVDKTGKEHRTSQSANSSISQNSYFTYRAYFKNLKLEDLDYFEFQARPYEFIEINDVPLNPVETDSTTPRKPRAKKTAERVKVSGKILLEDGSPAENQGQLCYKSPGIQGTVGTFTDRFQGRFPVGELVLTYFPDNYAPVRLDAGTLKAGAPRDDLELILKPGHQHQLNIQNEQGEPVTEATVVVHPTWGESGSGPIFPLKVNMEGALTLQHLADTSYDVNVSAPGYEPSQSKQLPVKADGTSTITLKASQKTTGRILDEAGKPVAGVTLYLKRQFGGQRPNTFTRSGRGNYWGTPLTKTDQEGRYELTEMTTDAEYLFVFEAPDGRRAIVQNLQAGRDQEFVIPDRRDLRITFSKEFLQKYSIKNASRVAIRQHVMCEPAGQIRFGELIGADVPIKVTESEGTAFFPGLAINIQSQNQPQEVSVGLQYHKGPKQVVKINPSEETRVNFTLAHAESETGQTTAPKPAPAAIEKFPVVIAQHLMLLNGRQPISWGELNTKFAELKNPSQVQPTFYITRGAMAARRMEEFLKFRSRVSRKGFQFHGFSQGSLSARADYYYDHIQTEADLQPDPADKLTGRIVDLNGKPVADAEVVLITSVPEPISYKTYEMALVQGRIRNPLEHRMTRSNSQGEFTLYPPAGEKYYIMALHPEQGFKFDSNESFASQNEIKLLHWSGLKVNLAKVPEETQTVNLSTRVDARAGLPEISINQYWSDLPAEAQKQQFAYHHIPPINQTLISRNFHNEDGSSIGLAGVSVSLLPEEVREISLGPLSKQQSQQLEWMRKRSSSQK from the coding sequence ATGAACAACATTTTCTTTCTTCATCCGGACTTCAGTCTCTGGCTCTGTCTGACACTGTTGCATTCGCTGTGGATCTGGACCGTGATCGCACTGTTCGTATTCACTGCTGATTGGTTCATGAAACGAGTTCGCGTCGAAAAGCGTTATGGTTTTCATCTCGCTGCCCTGTTAATCGGTCTGGCCAGTCTGCCACTCACTTTTTATTACGTCATGCTCCGTACAACCCCCATCAAATCCACAGTGACTCTGATCACCGCACCTCGTTCGACTTCGCTTCCGACTTTGACGCCAGCAGAGAAACCTGGTGACCACATTTTTACGCCTGCCGTCCCCGCAACAGCACCAGCGCCCGACATTCAACCAAAGGAAACAGCTCAACGGCTCTCTCCCCTGCCCGAGCAGCAGTCAGGTTCATTCATTTCCCAGTGGAACTGGAACCGTTACCTGCCCTGGATCGCCGGCGGCTATCTGCTCGGAGTCAGCATCATGCTGTTCCGCCTGTTGAGATCCATGCTGCAGGTGAACCGCTTGAGCTCACGCGCGATACAGTTGACGGAAGGCCCCTTGGTAGAAATTGTCAGCACGCTCGCCTCCCGGTGGTCTCTCAAACTGGCTCCCCGGATTGCAGAAACGAAAGAACTCCTCGTGCCGACTGTCGTCGGCCTCTTCCGCCCGCTGATCCTGCTGCCCACTTCCATGCTGAGTGGCCTCAATCCGGCTGAACTGGAACTGATTCTGACCCACGAACTGGCGCATATCCGACGCTGGGACATGTGGATCAACCTCTTACAGCGTCTGGCTGAGACCATCCTGTTCTTCAACCCCGGTCTCTGGTATGTGAATCGCAAAATCAATTTGCTGCGCGAGTTCTGTTGTGATGAAATGACCTGTAATCATGAGCCTTGTGATCAGCACACTCAGAGGGTCAACTATGCGAGTGCCTTACTCCGCGTTCTGGAACTGGCACAACCCCAACATCCCCGGGCCGCGGATCTGGCTTCCCTGGCCGTCAGTGGTGCCTCACCATCTGAAGTCCGCCGGCGTGTCGCCCGACTATTCGGGGAACCATTGTCTGAACCGTTCCGGCTGTCCCGAGGTTTCTTTTGGGGCGTATTAACACTGGCTCTCCTATCGGGCCCCGGTATCTGGGCTTTTCAGAAAACGCCGGGAGGTAGAAATTCCACTTCCGATGAATCATCGCTCATCTTCAAAGACACCCAAACAGCGCCGGCGGAATTAGAGCTGCTGACACTAGGCACGTATGCAGAGACGCCTCAACACTGGTGGAACAGCGATGGCCGAGCCCAGGACTCAATTCCTTATCAAATTCGAGATACTTCATTACCCCGGGGAAAGAATCAAGTTCAACGTCAGGTGATCTTTCGCTTTCAAGATTTGCCTGAGAATTCGTCGGTGGGCTGTGAATTCTTTCTCCCTCAGGGGGAAGGCGAAAACAAATTTCCGATCTCCTCTCGAGCCACGACTGTTTTGAATGGCAAGCAACAGCTGGCACCCGATGTATTCGCTTACGTGTTTTCTGTTGATCATCAGGCAAAAGCAGTCAACCTGCGTTTTAGAGCCGCCAGCGGTTCCTGGGACACCAAGATCAGACTCCCCGCAGATAACACCTATGGAGATCGGGGCCTTTCAGAATCGGGTGGTTCAGGCGAAACGTATCACATGCAGATGTCCGGGCCTTATCAGCAACAGGACCGTATTGTTGTGGTGGCGACACACGATAATCATGATCGTCAGGTTCGTATCATCGCCGTCGATAAGACGGGGAAAGAACACCGCACCTCACAGTCTGCCAATTCGAGTATCTCCCAGAACAGCTACTTTACATACCGAGCCTATTTCAAGAATCTCAAACTGGAAGACCTTGATTATTTCGAATTCCAGGCACGTCCTTATGAATTTATCGAGATTAATGACGTCCCCTTGAATCCCGTTGAAACAGACTCCACAACACCCCGAAAACCTCGAGCAAAAAAAACTGCAGAGCGGGTCAAAGTCTCAGGTAAAATCCTACTTGAAGATGGTTCGCCTGCTGAAAATCAAGGACAACTCTGTTACAAGAGTCCAGGTATCCAAGGAACGGTTGGCACATTCACAGATCGTTTTCAGGGCCGCTTTCCAGTTGGTGAACTGGTCCTGACCTACTTTCCTGATAATTATGCCCCCGTCCGCCTGGATGCTGGAACCTTAAAAGCCGGCGCTCCCCGCGACGATCTCGAGCTCATACTCAAACCCGGTCATCAACATCAACTCAACATTCAGAACGAGCAGGGTGAGCCGGTCACCGAGGCGACCGTCGTGGTTCACCCAACCTGGGGTGAAAGTGGCTCCGGCCCCATCTTCCCGCTAAAAGTCAACATGGAGGGCGCTCTCACTCTGCAGCATCTGGCCGATACCTCGTACGATGTCAATGTCTCAGCTCCTGGATATGAACCCAGTCAGTCGAAACAGCTTCCCGTCAAAGCAGACGGCACAAGCACGATCACCCTGAAAGCCAGTCAGAAAACCACGGGGCGGATTCTAGATGAAGCGGGCAAGCCGGTCGCGGGTGTGACACTCTATCTGAAACGTCAGTTTGGCGGCCAGCGTCCCAACACATTTACCAGATCCGGCAGAGGGAACTACTGGGGCACTCCCTTAACGAAGACAGATCAGGAAGGTCGGTATGAACTGACAGAGATGACGACGGATGCCGAATACCTGTTCGTATTCGAGGCCCCTGATGGCCGACGTGCCATTGTACAAAACCTCCAGGCAGGCCGGGATCAGGAATTTGTGATTCCCGATCGGCGGGACCTGCGCATCACGTTTTCCAAAGAGTTTCTCCAGAAGTATTCAATCAAAAACGCCTCAAGAGTGGCCATTAGACAGCATGTCATGTGCGAACCTGCAGGACAGATTCGTTTTGGGGAATTGATCGGCGCAGACGTCCCCATCAAGGTGACCGAATCAGAGGGAACCGCGTTCTTTCCCGGTCTCGCCATCAATATTCAATCACAGAATCAGCCTCAAGAAGTTTCAGTCGGACTGCAATATCACAAAGGACCCAAACAGGTTGTAAAGATTAACCCGAGTGAAGAAACCCGAGTCAATTTTACGTTGGCGCACGCTGAGTCTGAAACAGGACAGACGACTGCTCCGAAACCGGCGCCAGCAGCGATTGAGAAATTCCCCGTTGTGATCGCACAACATCTGATGTTGCTCAACGGTCGTCAGCCGATCTCCTGGGGTGAATTAAACACGAAGTTTGCCGAGTTGAAAAATCCTTCGCAAGTACAGCCCACCTTTTACATTACCCGAGGAGCCATGGCTGCCAGGCGAATGGAAGAATTTTTAAAATTCAGGAGCCGGGTATCGCGTAAGGGATTTCAGTTTCATGGGTTCAGTCAGGGGTCGCTTTCAGCTCGGGCTGATTACTACTATGACCACATCCAGACAGAGGCAGACCTGCAACCTGATCCAGCTGATAAACTGACCGGACGGATTGTGGATCTCAATGGCAAACCAGTTGCCGATGCCGAAGTTGTGTTGATCACTTCCGTTCCCGAACCGATCTCTTATAAGACTTACGAAATGGCTCTGGTTCAGGGACGCATTCGCAATCCGCTCGAGCACAGGATGACTCGTTCAAATTCCCAGGGGGAGTTCACGCTTTACCCCCCGGCAGGAGAAAAATACTACATCATGGCCCTGCACCCGGAACAGGGTTTCAAATTTGACAGTAACGAATCTTTTGCGTCTCAAAACGAGATCAAACTCCTGCACTGGTCGGGTCTCAAGGTCAACCTTGCCAAAGTGCCGGAAGAAACCCAGACCGTCAACCTGAGTACTCGCGTCGATGCCCGCGCGGGCTTGCCTGAAATCTCTATCAATCAATATTGGAGCGACCTGCCCGCGGAGGCGCAGAAACAGCAGTTCGCCTATCACCATATTCCCCCCATCAATCAGACACTGATCTCTCGCAACTTTCATAACGAGGACGGAAGCAGTATTGGACTGGCAGGCGTTTCAGTCAGCCTGTTACCAGAAGAAGTACGCGAAATCAGCCTCGGCCCCCTTTCCAAACAGCAGTCACAACAACTGGAATGGATGCGCAAGCGCTCAAGCAGTCAAAAGTAA
- a CDS encoding tetratricopeptide repeat protein — MIQIIRMLVILLVVETGYCGYLVAKRMSRPLAVLPNAESTDSLIMEEYRELAREAETGYAPEWIRLGQAFLGQGMYAYAENCFAEAARQDPESAVAQSSYAFCLERTGRMAESTREYEKLKDMQADTSVPFTSPKHYLYAIGRNYLRQEKPDEAEQAFLQNTDFQPADFQRAKLLLRSGRTEEALLIVERNLKESPNSLYFGFLKYLALEELGRDFEAKQAADQVERAMYVVPLNFNTEFIMPYSKRLGVSKAIEDYNQMLDRDDMDHLAKKLDEVFELMGDRRTPQVKATIMRMIEVEFQRKNPERMLLLLNKLNEFGIEEPDSIQFKGGVYLLKGDLKTAEEYLLRVAEMSPTIEIHETLANIYNEQNDTEKRDYHQGKMALLAAMMSFRNDNLVVAEEAIQQSVDKNPNDAQAWFYFAEIKRIQKDRQAAREAYEKCLKLNPNHGRAIDELKLLTQ; from the coding sequence ATGATCCAGATCATTCGTATGCTCGTGATTCTGCTTGTCGTGGAGACAGGCTATTGTGGATATCTTGTTGCCAAGCGGATGTCCCGTCCGCTTGCCGTTCTGCCAAATGCGGAGAGTACTGATTCTCTGATTATGGAAGAATATCGCGAGCTGGCCCGGGAAGCAGAGACCGGATATGCACCGGAATGGATCAGGTTAGGGCAGGCCTTTCTGGGGCAGGGGATGTATGCCTATGCCGAGAACTGTTTTGCCGAAGCGGCCCGACAGGATCCTGAGAGTGCAGTCGCTCAATCCAGCTATGCATTCTGTCTGGAACGCACTGGGCGTATGGCAGAAAGCACCCGGGAATATGAAAAGCTAAAAGACATGCAGGCGGACACATCTGTTCCATTTACCAGCCCCAAACATTATCTGTATGCCATCGGCAGAAATTATCTGCGGCAGGAAAAACCAGATGAAGCCGAGCAGGCTTTTCTGCAGAATACCGATTTTCAACCTGCCGACTTCCAGCGGGCCAAACTGCTGTTACGTTCCGGTCGGACTGAAGAAGCGTTGTTGATCGTTGAACGTAATCTGAAGGAATCCCCTAACTCCCTCTACTTCGGTTTTCTGAAATACCTGGCGCTGGAAGAACTCGGACGTGACTTTGAGGCAAAACAGGCTGCTGACCAGGTGGAGCGGGCGATGTATGTCGTTCCCCTCAATTTCAATACGGAATTTATTATGCCCTACAGCAAGCGACTGGGCGTCTCCAAGGCCATTGAAGACTATAACCAGATGCTGGATCGGGATGACATGGATCACCTGGCGAAAAAACTCGACGAAGTTTTTGAGCTGATGGGGGATCGCAGAACTCCGCAGGTCAAAGCGACCATAATGCGTATGATCGAAGTGGAGTTCCAACGTAAGAATCCCGAGCGGATGCTGCTGCTGTTAAATAAATTGAATGAATTTGGCATCGAAGAACCCGATTCGATTCAGTTCAAAGGGGGCGTTTATCTCCTGAAAGGGGATCTGAAAACCGCAGAAGAATATTTACTGCGGGTTGCAGAAATGTCCCCCACAATTGAGATCCATGAGACGCTTGCCAATATTTACAACGAGCAGAACGACACTGAAAAACGTGATTATCATCAGGGCAAGATGGCATTACTGGCAGCTATGATGAGTTTTCGCAATGACAACCTCGTGGTAGCCGAAGAAGCGATTCAGCAGTCCGTCGATAAGAATCCCAATGACGCTCAGGCCTGGTTTTACTTTGCCGAAATCAAACGCATCCAGAAAGACAGGCAGGCCGCCCGGGAGGCATACGAGAAATGCCTGAAGCTGAATCCGAATCATGGTCGGGCCATTGACGAGCTCAAGTTGCTGACTCAATAG
- a CDS encoding FG-GAP repeat domain-containing protein translates to MSQKVTVCLLLILVVLIPVLTWFFLPTLPSLGQAPEVFSGGKSYPASPVAWKPLKLAADPPGLPLITNVQIVDIDGDGKNEVLACDSAQSVLSVFRSNSQGGWDEEILLKDLAAPGHATVVDIDQDGDQDIVISILGNLTPDDRVIGRVELYERQGDKYIKHVILNDVRRVADVQPGDFDGDGDLDLAVAVFGYNRGRVLWLENRGDFKFRDHELLNAPGTIHVPVADYDGDGDLDIAAIVTQDEEELWAFENLGEGKFKKRRLWYTINLDLGGAGLVKADLDQDGDEDLILPAGDNLEDLDAYPQPYHGCYWFENKGNWEFELKRISDLAGTYAADVTDMDADGDLDVVLVSMTNDWYDPTTASVVWLENDGKQNFKTWQIASEPIHLVTVATGDLDGDGKTDLVAGALNMRKPYQRIGRVSAWLNQGQEVKP, encoded by the coding sequence ATGTCCCAGAAAGTCACTGTTTGTCTGCTGTTAATACTGGTGGTGCTGATCCCGGTATTAACCTGGTTCTTTTTACCTACCCTCCCCTCACTGGGGCAGGCACCGGAAGTCTTTTCGGGAGGAAAATCCTATCCCGCGTCCCCGGTTGCCTGGAAACCGTTGAAGCTGGCGGCAGACCCACCCGGGCTGCCCCTGATCACCAACGTGCAGATTGTTGATATCGACGGGGATGGTAAGAATGAAGTGCTGGCCTGTGACTCAGCCCAGAGTGTGCTCTCCGTTTTCCGATCGAATTCACAGGGGGGCTGGGATGAGGAGATCCTGTTAAAAGATCTGGCCGCCCCCGGCCATGCGACCGTCGTCGACATCGATCAGGATGGCGACCAGGATATCGTCATTTCCATTCTGGGGAATCTGACACCCGACGATCGGGTGATTGGCCGCGTTGAACTTTATGAGCGACAAGGCGACAAATACATCAAACACGTGATCCTGAACGATGTCCGTCGTGTGGCTGATGTGCAGCCGGGCGATTTTGATGGTGACGGCGACCTCGATCTGGCTGTCGCGGTATTCGGATACAATCGTGGTCGGGTTCTCTGGCTGGAGAACCGGGGCGATTTCAAATTTCGCGATCACGAACTCTTAAATGCTCCGGGTACCATTCACGTTCCAGTGGCCGACTATGACGGGGATGGCGACCTGGATATCGCTGCGATCGTCACTCAGGACGAAGAAGAACTCTGGGCTTTTGAAAATCTGGGCGAGGGGAAATTCAAAAAGCGGCGCTTGTGGTACACGATCAACCTCGACCTGGGGGGCGCCGGACTTGTCAAAGCAGACCTGGATCAGGATGGGGATGAGGATCTGATTCTCCCAGCCGGTGATAACCTGGAAGACCTGGATGCTTACCCGCAACCCTATCATGGTTGTTACTGGTTCGAGAACAAGGGCAACTGGGAATTCGAGTTGAAGCGAATTTCGGATCTGGCAGGTACCTATGCGGCCGACGTTACCGACATGGATGCTGACGGCGACCTGGATGTCGTTCTGGTGAGCATGACAAATGACTGGTACGATCCCACAACGGCCAGCGTCGTCTGGCTGGAAAATGATGGTAAGCAGAATTTCAAAACCTGGCAGATCGCCAGTGAGCCCATTCACCTGGTTACCGTTGCCACGGGAGATCTGGACGGGGATGGGAAAACAGACCTGGTGGCGGGGGCTCTGAATATGAGAAAGCCTTATCAGCGGATTGGCCGGGTTTCTGCCTGGCTGAATCAGGGACAGGAGGTGAAACCATGA
- a CDS encoding DUF1559 domain-containing protein, which translates to MRRPTFPLRFRWRLGFTLIELLVVIAIIAILIALLLPAVQQAREAARRSTCKNNLKQIGLALHNYHETHGVFPPGYMDNDLNFTASKGSGTAANNNGIGWGAMILPFMDQGPLYNQLSSQTNQFGEHWSVSAGTLAKTVLPAYVCPSDPMGGINTDKSSFGKSNYLGSHGTSAANATNGILFGNSKTRIRDITDGTSNTILVSERTTKSEGSGTTGCGGSACNWAGGLWVGPRYTSSMSTWHPGMYHFDVSNFGGANATYLINSSAATWGDDWTSSSAHVGGVHMLLCDGQVRFISENISSGSSTSTYYQLVTRSGGEVVGEF; encoded by the coding sequence ATGAGACGACCTACGTTCCCGCTCCGATTCCGGTGGCGGCTCGGCTTCACACTGATCGAACTTCTGGTGGTAATCGCAATCATTGCTATTTTGATCGCGCTCTTGTTACCCGCTGTGCAACAGGCACGTGAAGCAGCCCGTCGCAGTACCTGTAAGAACAATCTGAAGCAGATCGGACTGGCCTTACATAATTATCATGAGACACATGGCGTCTTTCCTCCCGGTTACATGGACAACGATTTAAACTTTACCGCGTCCAAAGGCTCCGGTACCGCTGCCAACAACAACGGCATCGGCTGGGGAGCCATGATTCTACCATTCATGGATCAGGGACCTCTGTATAACCAGTTGTCATCCCAGACGAATCAGTTTGGTGAACACTGGAGTGTCAGCGCGGGTACGCTGGCGAAAACCGTTCTGCCTGCTTATGTCTGTCCGTCTGACCCTATGGGTGGAATCAACACCGATAAGAGCAGCTTCGGTAAGTCCAACTACCTGGGCAGCCACGGAACTTCAGCAGCGAATGCGACCAACGGGATTCTGTTCGGTAACTCAAAGACCCGCATCCGCGACATCACCGATGGAACCAGTAATACCATTCTGGTTTCCGAACGTACCACCAAAAGTGAAGGTTCCGGCACAACCGGTTGTGGTGGTTCGGCCTGTAACTGGGCCGGTGGTCTGTGGGTTGGCCCACGTTACACTTCGAGCATGTCAACCTGGCATCCCGGGATGTACCACTTTGATGTTTCCAACTTTGGTGGAGCCAACGCAACTTATCTGATTAACAGTTCAGCTGCAACCTGGGGTGATGACTGGACCTCATCCAGTGCTCACGTCGGTGGCGTGCACATGCTGTTGTGTGACGGTCAGGTTCGCTTCATCAGCGAAAACATCAGTAGTGGCAGCTCTACTTCAACTTACTATCAACTCGTCACCCGCAGCGGTGGTGAAGTCGTTGGCGAATTCTAA
- a CDS encoding SGNH/GDSL hydrolase family protein: protein MIVVSCLLIQPAQAEETQPAKQFQRILFLGNSITLHGPAPKIGWKGNWGMAASGPEKDYVHLVTKALTKSPSEKPQTMVKNIATFERNYADYNLKEHLQDAFSFKPDLVILAIGENVPQLKSDAEQARFKSSVDELLKLVQSESQPTIIVRSSFWSNPAKDTALKAACAQAGGTFVDISKLGKNEANYARAERKFEHAGVAAHPGDQGMQAIANAIVKAAKP, encoded by the coding sequence ATGATAGTTGTAAGCTGCTTGCTAATTCAGCCTGCTCAAGCGGAAGAAACACAGCCTGCAAAGCAGTTCCAGAGAATCCTGTTTCTGGGGAACAGTATCACCCTGCATGGTCCTGCTCCCAAGATTGGCTGGAAGGGCAACTGGGGAATGGCGGCCAGCGGTCCCGAGAAAGACTACGTGCATCTGGTGACTAAAGCACTGACGAAGTCTCCGTCCGAAAAACCGCAAACGATGGTGAAAAACATCGCCACGTTTGAAAGAAACTATGCAGACTACAATCTCAAGGAACACCTGCAGGATGCGTTCTCATTCAAACCGGACCTGGTGATCCTCGCGATTGGTGAAAATGTTCCGCAGTTGAAATCCGATGCGGAACAGGCCCGCTTCAAAAGCAGTGTAGATGAACTGCTGAAACTGGTGCAGTCAGAGAGCCAGCCTACGATCATTGTCCGCAGCAGTTTCTGGTCAAATCCCGCCAAAGACACGGCGCTGAAAGCAGCCTGTGCGCAGGCCGGTGGCACCTTTGTTGATATCAGCAAACTGGGTAAGAATGAAGCGAATTACGCCCGCGCGGAGCGAAAATTTGAACACGCCGGCGTAGCGGCTCATCCGGGCGACCAGGGAATGCAGGCGATCGCGAATGCCATCGTGAAAGCAGCGAAACCGTAG
- a CDS encoding carboxypeptidase-like regulatory domain-containing protein, whose product MKYWKLFCLSTLSLCLTVGCGDSAGSDQPDLGTVSGVVTMDGKPLPAVTVTFTPTEGRPSNGVTDEEGHYELGYLRDTQGAVIGTHKVSISTPQDAPTPPGQTYKDPIPAKYNAKTTLTEEVKAGDNTIDFKLESN is encoded by the coding sequence ATGAAATACTGGAAGTTGTTCTGCCTGTCTACACTCAGCCTGTGTTTAACTGTCGGATGTGGTGACAGTGCCGGCAGTGATCAGCCCGACCTGGGAACCGTCAGTGGTGTCGTCACCATGGATGGAAAACCGCTGCCCGCCGTGACCGTGACCTTCACCCCGACCGAAGGACGTCCCTCAAACGGCGTTACCGACGAGGAAGGACACTACGAGCTGGGGTATTTACGCGACACACAAGGTGCTGTCATTGGGACACACAAGGTCAGTATTTCCACACCGCAGGACGCACCGACTCCGCCGGGACAGACTTATAAAGATCCCATCCCAGCCAAGTACAACGCCAAGACCACGTTGACCGAAGAAGTGAAAGCCGGCGACAATACGATCGATTTCAAACTGGAATCCAACTGA
- a CDS encoding BlaI/MecI/CopY family transcriptional regulator: MARPGSEHPTQLELEILKVLWDESPLRVREVRARLETQAQRPLAHSSVITMLNIMFDKGFLDREKVGKSFHFSPRVRKEEVAGGIMNDLLSRLFDGSPSAMMLNLLETSNVDATEMTELRKLITRKAREQEK, translated from the coding sequence ATGGCACGCCCTGGTTCAGAACACCCAACTCAACTGGAACTGGAAATCCTAAAAGTGCTCTGGGACGAATCGCCGCTCCGCGTGCGCGAAGTACGGGCTCGCCTGGAAACTCAGGCCCAGCGTCCACTGGCACACAGTTCGGTGATTACGATGCTGAATATCATGTTTGATAAAGGATTTCTCGACCGGGAAAAAGTAGGCAAATCATTTCACTTTTCCCCCAGGGTCCGGAAAGAGGAAGTCGCCGGTGGCATCATGAATGATCTGCTGTCACGTCTGTTTGATGGCTCTCCCTCGGCGATGATGTTGAATTTGCTGGAAACCAGCAATGTCGATGCCACCGAGATGACCGAGTTACGCAAACTCATCACACGCAAAGCGCGGGAGCAGGAAAAATGA